One Atribacterota bacterium genomic window carries:
- a CDS encoding ABC transporter permease has translation MLSYIIRRLLMLPLILLGVSFLIFCLFSLLSPMERLATYINDPSVLKNPQAAQRLIDKYHLDDQFPAGYIYWLKSLVKLDFGWSPTANQPVWEAIMQRFPATLELVFYSIIPVILVGIWLGVISAVHHNNLLDQTIRVTAIIGWSLPTFIFGLLVLFIFYGILGWLPPGRLSTWAQYVVYSGDSFKNYTYFITIDALLNGRLDIFWDAIKHLIGPIITLSYINWAYLLRITRSSMLETLRKDYIRTARAKGVDEKSVIHQHARKNALIPVVTVAGMMIVQMLGGVVITETVFTYPGLGFWAASSAQQLDYGSVIGFALLFAFMMVIGNLFVDISYALIDPRVRLE, from the coding sequence ATGTTATCTTATATTATAAGACGTCTCTTGATGCTGCCTTTAATTCTATTAGGAGTAAGCTTCCTGATATTCTGTCTTTTTTCGCTGTTAAGTCCCATGGAGAGATTGGCAACCTATATTAACGATCCTAGTGTCCTGAAAAATCCACAGGCAGCTCAGCGGTTGATTGATAAGTATCATCTGGATGATCAATTTCCTGCTGGCTATATTTATTGGCTGAAGTCGTTAGTAAAGCTTGATTTTGGCTGGTCTCCCACTGCCAATCAACCGGTCTGGGAGGCTATTATGCAACGTTTTCCGGCAACTTTAGAATTAGTTTTCTATTCCATTATACCGGTTATTCTGGTGGGAATCTGGTTAGGTGTTATCTCTGCGGTCCATCATAATAATTTACTGGATCAGACTATCAGGGTAACGGCTATAATTGGCTGGTCCTTACCAACCTTTATCTTTGGCTTATTAGTATTATTTATCTTTTATGGCATATTGGGATGGTTGCCACCCGGAAGGTTAAGTACCTGGGCACAATATGTTGTATATAGCGGTGATAGTTTTAAGAATTACACCTATTTTATTACTATTGATGCTCTTTTAAATGGACGTCTCGATATTTTCTGGGATGCCATAAAGCATTTAATTGGACCAATTATTACCCTCTCTTATATTAACTGGGCTTATTTACTTAGAATTACCCGTTCTAGTATGCTGGAAACTCTGAGAAAAGATTATATCCGTACTGCTCGAGCTAAGGGAGTAGATGAAAAAAGTGTTATCCATCAGCACGCCCGAAAGAATGCTCTAATACCTGTAGTAACAGTAGCCGGAATGATGATTGTTCAAATGCTGGGGGGTGTGGTTATCACTGAGACAGTATTTACCTATCCTGGACTGGGTTTTTGGGCTGCTTCTTCTGCGCAGCAATTGGATTATGGATCAGTCATTGGATTTGCTCTATTATTTGCCTTTATGATGGTAATAGGCAATTTATTTGTAGATATTTCTTACGCTTTAATTGATCCCCGGGTTAGATTGGAGTGA
- a CDS encoding ABC transporter permease has protein sequence MYRIIKKLLSNTTSLIGLLLLLIFVLIAIFAPYIAPPLFPDPYQIPRMSWDVEPQPPGFPISDDMRYIYESLGQPITRDKAIFGTAQGGYDIFYGLIWGTRTAFRVGIITVTCSMLIGLIGGSIAAYFGGWIDELLMRLTDIFLSIPFLVAAMVLTTILGRGLDKVMIALIAFGWMGYSRVIRGSILCTKEEIYVMAAKALGVKDFRIIFFHLLPNTIFPVLVQASMNIGSMVVTAAALSFLGVGAPLGYADWGQMVSFARNWIIGSPGKAGEYWYAVFFPGIFIVLFVLSWNLVGDTLRDIFDPRLRGEL, from the coding sequence ATGTATAGAATAATTAAGAAATTACTGAGTAACACAACTTCGCTGATAGGTTTATTACTTCTTCTAATATTTGTTCTTATCGCTATTTTTGCTCCCTATATTGCTCCTCCTTTATTTCCCGATCCTTATCAAATACCTCGTATGTCCTGGGATGTAGAACCACAGCCACCAGGATTTCCCATCTCTGATGATATGAGATATATCTATGAAAGTTTGGGACAACCTATTACCAGGGATAAAGCGATTTTTGGTACTGCCCAGGGTGGTTATGATATATTTTACGGATTAATCTGGGGAACCAGAACAGCGTTTCGTGTTGGGATTATCACTGTGACTTGTTCTATGTTAATTGGTCTTATTGGGGGTTCAATTGCCGCTTATTTTGGCGGTTGGATAGATGAATTGTTAATGCGTTTAACTGATATCTTTTTATCCATTCCCTTTTTAGTTGCGGCAATGGTTTTGACTACAATTTTAGGAAGAGGCTTGGACAAGGTAATGATAGCACTTATTGCCTTTGGCTGGATGGGATATAGCAGGGTCATAAGAGGAAGTATTTTGTGTACCAAAGAAGAGATATATGTTATGGCAGCCAAAGCTTTAGGAGTAAAAGATTTCCGTATCATTTTCTTTCATTTACTACCCAATACCATTTTCCCAGTGTTAGTTCAGGCAAGCATGAATATCGGTTCAATGGTAGTTACTGCTGCAGCTCTCAGCTTTTTAGGAGTTGGAGCTCCTTTAGGATATGCAGATTGGGGTCAAATGGTTAGTTTTGCTCGTAATTGGATTATTGGTTCACCAGGGAAGGCTGGAGAATATTGGTATGCGGTATTTTTTCCCGGGATATTTATAGTTTTATTTGTCCTTTCCTGGAATTTAGTAGGAGATACCCTGAGAGATATTTTTGATCCGCGTCTGAGGGGTGAATTATGA
- a CDS encoding ABC transporter ATP-binding protein, which translates to MMRDNNKQTVLQVKNLKTHFFTENGIVKAVDGVDFEVYQGETLGLVGESGCGKSVTAFSIVRLLDYPGKTVEGQIVFKGDDLLKKSDNQMRKIRGKEIAMIFQEPMTSLNPVFSIGYQISESLKIHYKMSNQEARNKAIDLLEKVGIPIPQQRVDEYPHQLSGGMRQRAMIAMALACDPILLIADEPTTSLDVTIQAQILDLMKNLLQQFNSSLIMITHDLGVIAEIADRIAVMYAGKIVEYADTRSIFFSPLHPYTFGLLTSIPRLDLDLEKLESIPGIVPDPLHFPLGCKFHPRCIFATEKCKKEEPLLERIEDNHMIRCWYVDRVKEEAEKISFSKRLTAVE; encoded by the coding sequence ATGATGAGAGATAATAATAAGCAGACAGTACTGCAGGTAAAAAATCTAAAGACCCACTTTTTTACAGAAAATGGAATTGTAAAAGCTGTTGATGGTGTTGATTTTGAAGTATATCAAGGGGAAACTCTGGGATTGGTTGGTGAATCAGGTTGCGGTAAAAGTGTTACTGCTTTTTCTATTGTTAGATTACTGGATTATCCCGGCAAGACAGTTGAAGGTCAAATTGTCTTTAAAGGGGATGATTTACTTAAAAAAAGCGATAACCAGATGCGAAAAATAAGGGGAAAAGAGATTGCCATGATTTTTCAGGAACCCATGACTTCTTTAAATCCTGTTTTTTCTATCGGTTATCAAATTTCTGAATCTTTAAAAATACATTATAAAATGAGTAATCAAGAAGCTAGAAATAAGGCAATTGATCTTTTAGAAAAGGTAGGAATACCTATTCCACAACAACGGGTAGATGAGTATCCCCATCAATTAAGTGGAGGAATGAGGCAGAGAGCTATGATTGCTATGGCTTTAGCTTGTGATCCGATTTTGCTTATTGCGGATGAGCCAACCACATCTTTAGATGTTACTATTCAAGCTCAGATATTAGATTTGATGAAAAACCTTTTACAGCAGTTTAACAGCTCATTAATTATGATTACACATGATTTAGGAGTAATAGCTGAGATTGCTGATCGTATCGCTGTTATGTATGCTGGTAAGATTGTGGAATATGCTGACACCCGTTCGATATTTTTTTCTCCTCTCCATCCTTATACCTTTGGCTTGCTTACTTCTATACCAAGATTAGATTTAGATTTAGAAAAGTTAGAATCAATACCTGGTATAGTGCCGGACCCGCTACATTTCCCTTTGGGATGCAAGTTTCATCCCCGTTGTATTTTTGCTACTGAGAAATGTAAGAAGGAAGAGCCATTGCTGGAAAGAATTGAAGATAATCATATGATTCGTTGCTGGTATGTGGATAGAGTAAAAGAAGAAGCGGAAAAGATTTCCTTTAGCAAGAGGTTAACAGCAGTTGAATAA
- a CDS encoding ABC transporter ATP-binding protein: MNNQLISVRNLIKYFPIKKGVFRRTVGWIKAVDNINFDIYNGETLGLVGESGCGKSTTALTILRLEEPTAGEIIFQGKNITRVNKKQMRSYRKDLQIIFQDPYSSLDPRMKIKNIIAEGLVTHNLLDNRTRTKRVRELLERVGIPPDYMDRFPHEFSGGQRQRIGIARALALNPKIIICDEAVSALDVSIRSQIINLFKELQKEFNLTYLFIAHDLSVIKYISDRVAVMYLGKIVEIAPKNIFFDNTLHPYAQALVSAVPVPNPDFKRKRILLKGDVPSPANPPTGCRFHPRCQKVMEVCSNVEPQLKEIEKGHFVSCHHY; the protein is encoded by the coding sequence TTGAATAATCAATTAATATCGGTGAGAAATTTAATTAAATATTTTCCCATTAAAAAAGGTGTCTTTAGAAGAACGGTAGGCTGGATTAAAGCAGTTGATAATATTAACTTTGATATTTATAATGGGGAAACTCTGGGTCTGGTTGGTGAGTCAGGATGCGGTAAATCAACCACTGCTCTAACCATTCTCCGTTTAGAGGAACCTACCGCTGGAGAAATTATATTTCAGGGGAAAAACATTACCAGAGTAAATAAAAAGCAGATGAGAAGCTATAGAAAGGATTTACAGATTATATTTCAGGATCCCTATAGTTCTCTTGATCCCAGGATGAAGATAAAGAATATTATAGCTGAGGGATTAGTTACCCACAACCTGTTAGATAATAGAACAAGAACAAAAAGAGTCAGAGAGTTATTAGAAAGAGTAGGGATACCGCCTGATTATATGGATCGTTTTCCACATGAGTTTAGTGGTGGACAAAGGCAAAGAATAGGAATTGCCCGTGCTTTAGCCTTAAATCCCAAAATAATAATTTGCGATGAAGCTGTATCAGCACTGGATGTATCTATCCGATCGCAAATAATTAATTTATTTAAAGAATTACAAAAGGAATTTAATCTTACCTACCTATTTATTGCTCATGATTTAAGTGTTATCAAGTATATCAGTGATAGGGTTGCAGTGATGTATTTAGGTAAGATTGTAGAAATTGCACCTAAAAATATATTTTTTGATAATACTCTTCACCCTTATGCCCAGGCGCTGGTATCTGCAGTTCCGGTTCCCAATCCTGATTTCAAGAGAAAACGAATTTTATTAAAGGGTGATGTACCCAGTCCGGCTAATCCTCCAACAGGCTGCCGTTTTCATCCCAGATGCCAGAAAGTGATGGAAGTTTGCTCCAATGTGGAACCCCAGTTAAAAGAAATAGAGAAGGGACACTTTGTATCCTGCCACCATTATTAA
- the argS gene encoding arginine--tRNA ligase, giving the protein MLNKTNDESLKQIIRESVLQYLKKSEIELKTIPAIILTTPKNPTHGHLSANIALQLSGIISDNAKKIAQFIVQEVEKNNRELFDRIEIAGPGFINFYFKNDILYNVLHEIMTKKSRFGHSNIGQGEKVLVEYVSVNPTGPLHVGHGKCAAVGDSLSRILKAAGYEVATEYYINDHGKQMDILGESVLVRYRQLLGEEIEFPENGYKGDYIVTLAKEIKDKYKAQFKGKNDLNTIRFFKAYTQQRILQDIKEDLTIFGVEFDNWFSEESLYTQNKVQVVIEKLIQEGFIYSDKGALWFKSTDFGDEKDRVVTRNNGEATYFASDIAYHNDKYSRGFNTLIDIWGSDHHGYIKRMKAAIQALGYDKESFQVLLVQFVTLVRGGNTIGMSTRGGQFVTLKDLLKEVGKDVARYFFLMYSHDSHTEFDLDIAKSQSMENPVFYIQYAYARICSIIEKGRIRNIFLNDKKKELIDLKLLDKKEELEIIKKLSSFIKVVERSSLQCKPYLIAGYLHELASLFHKYYTEFKVIGRERKLSEARLYLVCAIKVVLENALFLLGIQAPEKM; this is encoded by the coding sequence TTGCTTAATAAAACTAACGATGAAAGCTTAAAACAAATCATTAGAGAATCCGTTTTACAATACCTGAAAAAGAGTGAAATTGAGCTAAAAACCATTCCTGCAATTATTTTAACAACACCAAAAAATCCCACTCACGGACATCTTTCTGCTAATATTGCCTTACAATTATCTGGCATAATATCAGACAATGCCAAGAAAATAGCCCAGTTTATTGTACAGGAAGTTGAAAAGAATAACCGGGAGTTGTTCGATAGAATTGAAATAGCAGGACCAGGTTTTATAAATTTCTATTTTAAAAATGACATATTGTATAATGTGTTACATGAAATTATGACCAAAAAAAGTAGATTTGGCCATTCCAATATAGGACAGGGTGAAAAAGTATTAGTAGAATATGTCAGTGTTAATCCTACCGGTCCTTTACATGTTGGCCATGGAAAGTGTGCTGCAGTTGGAGACTCACTCTCTAGAATATTAAAGGCTGCTGGTTATGAGGTAGCAACAGAGTATTATATAAATGATCATGGCAAGCAAATGGATATTCTTGGGGAATCAGTTTTGGTACGCTATAGACAATTATTAGGGGAAGAGATTGAATTCCCGGAAAATGGATATAAGGGAGATTATATAGTCACTCTGGCTAAAGAAATTAAGGATAAATATAAAGCACAGTTTAAGGGGAAAAATGATCTGAATACAATTCGTTTTTTTAAAGCTTATACTCAACAGAGAATTTTACAAGATATAAAAGAGGATTTAACCATTTTTGGAGTAGAATTTGATAATTGGTTTAGTGAAGAATCTCTTTACACCCAAAATAAGGTACAAGTGGTCATTGAGAAATTAATACAAGAGGGATTTATTTATAGTGATAAAGGTGCCCTATGGTTTAAGTCAACTGATTTTGGAGATGAAAAAGACAGAGTCGTAACCAGAAATAATGGTGAGGCTACTTATTTTGCTTCTGATATTGCTTACCACAATGATAAATATAGCAGAGGTTTTAATACTCTGATTGACATATGGGGCTCTGATCATCATGGTTACATTAAGAGGATGAAGGCTGCTATTCAAGCATTGGGTTATGATAAAGAGTCTTTTCAAGTACTATTGGTGCAATTTGTTACTCTGGTTAGAGGCGGCAACACTATTGGAATGAGTACCCGGGGTGGACAATTTGTTACTTTAAAGGATTTATTAAAAGAGGTTGGCAAAGATGTTGCTAGATATTTTTTTCTGATGTATAGCCATGACAGTCATACCGAGTTTGATCTGGATATCGCCAAATCCCAATCCATGGAAAATCCTGTTTTTTATATCCAGTATGCTTATGCCCGTATATGCAGTATAATAGAAAAAGGGAGAATAAGGAATATTTTTTTAAATGATAAAAAGAAAGAACTAATTGACCTGAAGTTACTGGATAAAAAGGAAGAGCTGGAAATTATTAAGAAATTATCCTCTTTTATAAAGGTGGTGGAAAGAAGCTCACTCCAGTGTAAACCCTATTTGATTGCTGGGTATTTGCATGAGTTAGCCAGCCTATTTCATAAATATTATACTGAATTTAAAGTTATTGGTAGGGAGAGGAAACTTTCTGAAGCTCGGTTATACCTAGTTTGTGCCATTAAAGTTGTTTTAGAAAACGCTCTTTTCTTATTAGGGATACAAGCTCCGGAGAAAATGTAA
- the rapZ gene encoding RNase adapter RapZ, whose protein sequence is MKSFRLVIISGLSGAGKSVAIKVFEDMNFFCVDNIPPQLIPKFSELCLKSQGKLSKIAFVIDIRGEIFLRELEQSLRELETMNIFPEILFLEARDEIIVRRFGETRRKHPLQISHSILDNIQEERKKLNDLKSRASIIIDTSNLDPKQLNREIRKYFQKEAVGKIQINLISFGYKYGLPIDVDLVLDARFLPNPFYDSKLSELSGKDEKVKEYLLQFPISLQSIQQFFSLIDFLIPYYIKEGKNYLSIAIGCTGGRHRSVFLVNELIHRLRSKGYPVFVRHRDIRKEEKIFKEKF, encoded by the coding sequence ATGAAAAGCTTTCGACTTGTTATTATCAGTGGATTATCTGGTGCTGGGAAAAGCGTTGCTATTAAGGTTTTTGAGGATATGAATTTCTTTTGTGTTGATAACATACCTCCTCAGTTAATTCCAAAATTTTCTGAGCTGTGTCTGAAGTCACAGGGGAAATTATCTAAGATAGCTTTTGTTATTGATATCAGGGGAGAGATATTTTTACGTGAACTGGAGCAATCGTTGAGAGAATTAGAAACCATGAATATTTTTCCGGAAATATTATTTCTAGAAGCCAGGGATGAAATTATTGTGAGAAGATTTGGGGAAACAAGAAGAAAGCACCCTCTTCAAATATCTCACAGCATTTTAGATAATATTCAAGAAGAAAGAAAAAAACTAAACGACCTGAAATCCAGAGCAAGTATAATAATAGATACCTCCAATTTAGATCCCAAGCAGCTCAATAGGGAGATTCGAAAATACTTTCAGAAAGAAGCAGTCGGTAAAATACAAATTAATTTAATATCTTTTGGTTATAAATACGGTCTGCCCATTGATGTTGATTTAGTGTTGGATGCCAGGTTTCTGCCTAATCCTTTTTATGATAGCAAACTTAGTGAACTATCTGGAAAAGACGAAAAAGTTAAGGAATATTTGCTACAATTTCCTATATCACTACAATCCATTCAGCAATTCTTTTCCTTAATTGATTTTCTCATACCATATTATATAAAAGAGGGTAAGAACTATCTATCTATTGCTATTGGTTGTACAGGAGGAAGGCATCGTTCAGTTTTCCTGGTGAATGAACTTATTCATCGGTTAAGATCGAAAGGTTATCCTGTTTTTGTAAGACATAGAGATATCAGAAAGGAAGAAAAAATATTTAAAGAGAAGTTTTAA